One Bacteroides sp. genomic window carries:
- a CDS encoding HPr-rel-A system PqqD family peptide chaperone, with protein MSQTTYYRNPETISGALHDQLVMMDIKQGKYFALNPAATRIWELLENPLSLDALCKALLEEFDVSPDQCQQDVKEHLAEMQRLGLIREVSDEREKV; from the coding sequence ATGAGCCAAACGACCTATTACCGCAATCCCGAAACCATCTCAGGTGCCCTGCACGACCAGCTGGTGATGATGGACATAAAGCAGGGAAAATACTTTGCCCTCAACCCCGCAGCCACCCGCATCTGGGAGCTCCTTGAAAACCCCTTAAGCCTGGATGCTCTCTGCAAGGCCCTGCTTGAGGAGTTTGATGTAAGTCCTGATCAATGCCAGCAGGATGTGAAAGAACACCTTGCCGAGATGCAGAGGCTGGGACTCATCAGAGAG